CTGTGCCCTACCTGAGGGGGACATGAGCCAGCCCCACACGCCCTCCTGGATGGAAAGGTGGGACCAGGGCCCAGCCTCCAGGgtccccaccccacagcctggTGTCACCAGCCTGGAGGCCCAGGGTCCAAAGTGAGCTGGGCTCCATCGGACCAGGGGCTCAGCCGGGGGGTTCAGTGCAGACCGGGGAGAAGGCTCACCTCCTTCAGGAGTTTGGCACACCTCCCTGTGGGACAGGGGCAGTGTGAGTTGCCGCAGGCGGGCGCCCGGAGCCCACCCGCCCACCCCGCCCAGCGCCCACCCCGCCCAGCGCCCACCCCGAAGGCCTACAGCTCACCATGCCGGGCCACCAGGTAAAGCCCTATGTCCGCTGTCATCTCCCGGAACCTCCAGAAGCCTGGTTCATACTCATCCTCGAGGCTCCGAGCTGGGGGGTCGGGGGGTGGTCAGGGGCTGGGCCGGGTGGTCCCCCGAGGGCCATGGCAAGACACAGTCCCACCACCCAGGACGAGCTTACTGAAGTACTTGAGCACGTGGAAGTCCTTGTCCCGCCAGACGAGGGACACCCTCAGGATCGCGTACTGCTCGTAGTCCGTGTCTACCACGTGGATCTCCCTGTGGCCTGGGCATCGAGCAGGTGGGCAACGACCATGTGCAGACCAGCACCCCGCAGGGTTGGTGGACCTCGGAGGCGGGGTCTGCAGGGtctgcctccatcctctcccttcccagggcctggcccctccactaatgcCGAGGCGGGGGGCAGAGCGGCCCTTGAAGGCTGCCCTAGCCTGTTGGTGAGAAGACGGGGGAGTCTGGGGCATGCAGGGGAGCGCAGGGAAGAGCAGGGCCAGATGTGCAGGGTGGGGGCGTAACTGCAGCAACGGGGCAACGGTTCTTACCAGGAAAAATGAATTTCCCTGAAACATCGATTTCTAAGCCCACTATTTTTTCTGTCTCACAATTTCCTGAGCTGAAAGGCAGCAAAGCAGTCATTAGGAGAATGCCAGGCACAGTCCCACGGGTGAGGGGCGGGAAGTGTGTCTTCAGGAAGGGCTCCAGCAGTGTGTCCATCCCCAGGAGAGCCCGAGGCAGGCGACAAGGGCAGGGGTGCAGGGCGGGGGCTGTGCCAGTCTCTCCCCCCATGGGCCCTGTGACCTCCAGAGAGCCACCTGCCCCTAAGCCCATTTTCCTTACTTATAAATTGATGAGCTTCGTCAAAACTATGCTTATATTTGGGAGAAGACCTGCATCCGACAGCTCTAGGGCCTGGGGGTCAAGGTCCTGGGAGGGCTGGGTCACCACAGTGACGGCACCATCCAGATCCCACAGCTGTGGTCGATACAGGTGCCCCCAGCACCTGGCCACACGTGCCTGTCCCCATGCGAGGTCTCAGGACTCCCCAGGGCCCTTACTTGTTATACGCAGCCTTCACGGTCAGCTCTTCCCCGTTCAAGTTCAGGAACAAGGCCTCCAGCTTCTTCGGGGTCTTCAGTGCCAGGTTCTGGTCGGAAGCCACACCAACTTCCCGCCAGAATCCTGCAATCTAGAGAGAGGAGCCAGAGCCAAGCCCGTCTCGGGCAGCCAGATGGAGACCCTGTCCCTGGGCTCCAGGAGGTAGACCCCCAGGACCCCCAGGGCAGGGAGCTGGCATGTTCTGAAAGGTCAGCGGACGGCGGCATGGTTTGATAGCAAAGCAGCAAATCACTGTCCTTCTGAGGGATCCCTTCAAGGCATCGAACAGTGATGCCTGACAGGACGAGCCCCACCCCATCCAGGGGTGTCTGCAGCCACAGCACGGCCGGTCTCCCGGAGGACTGGTATCTGCTGCTCCCTGTCCTTGGGGACAAGACTCCAGGGAGCAGTGGTGGTTGGAACCCaagagagcagggctggagagGACCAGGTGAATGTGGAAGGTGGGGGCATCAGCGGCCAGCAGCCCTGTCCCCCCTGGCAGCGGCGCAGCCCTGCTGGACCACGCCAGGGCAGCGGGCTCCTGCCTTCAGAAATCCACCCACAGCCCAGGACTTCCATCTGAAACTTTTGGAGACCCATCATTTTTGCAAGAGAAAAGAATCCATGTCCCCAGTGTCTGTCATCTCTGAGTCCACTGATGTGCTCTTGGCCCAGCAGCCAACAGAGACCCTGCGAAGACGCAACTCAGACAAAGCAGCATCTGGATGGGAACCGAAGGCCCAGCCTGACTCTTCACCAGGAAAGGCTCTCTGGTGCCCACAGTGTGCGGAGGGACCCGCCCACCCAGCCACAGGAGGCGGCCACGCCAGGCCATGGACCCTGGAGATCCTGGAGGACAAGCAGGCCTAGATGAGGACGCGGGCCTGCCCACAGGGGACCCTCGGGGAGGGCTCTACTCCTGCGCATCCCTGGGTGCTCGCCCTCACACTCACTCTCCAGGAGAGGAGAGACCAGGCGAGGCCGAGCCCTGTGGGGGCCGACCTGGGGGGTCCTGGGGCCCCCGAGGTGGCTGCTCTGGCATCAGCTGGGGTTGGAGGGCTAGGGGACTGGAGTAGCTGGACActcaggcccctccctgcccagcctccccaAGCCAAGGAGGAAGAGCCACCTTCTGCAGGTCCAGGATCTGCCCGGCCGTCTGCACCATGACGACGCCCAGCACAGCGCTCAGCAGCCCGGCCTCCATCGTGGGTCTGCGCTCTCTGCTCCGCGGCTCCCGGGCTTATATCGGGAGGGAGAGCCAGGCGTTGTGCAATCACCTGAGAATGTCGTCACGCAAACTTGGCCACCCGACCACTCAGAGGAGCTCGGTTCTGCAGAAGGGCCGTCCAGGCCCCGAGACACCCACAGCCACAGGAGTGGGGTTGGCCTGGACTCGAGCAGCTGGTGCCGCCAACTTCCCGGCCTGGGGACAAAGGTGGACACTGCAGCGGGGCCCGTCTTGGGGCCTGAGAGCAGGAGGAGGCCCCCATGGCCACCAGGGCAGCACAGGACCACATCGCCACTCCCGTAGGGGCTGACGGGGTGGGTATGCCAAGCCCAGGCCCCCACTGGCTCGGAGCATCCTGCATACACCCCGTGGGCACCTCCTCATG
Above is a genomic segment from Equus przewalskii isolate Varuska chromosome 26, EquPr2, whole genome shotgun sequence containing:
- the LCN8 gene encoding epididymal-specific lipocalin-8, with the protein product MEAGLLSAVLGVVMVQTAGQILDLQKIAGFWREVGVASDQNLALKTPKKLEALFLNLNGEELTVKAAYNNSGNCETEKIVGLEIDVSGKFIFPGHREIHVVDTDYEQYAILRVSLVWRDKDFHVLKYFTRSLEDEYEPGFWRFREMTADIGLYLVARHGRCAKLLKEELI